A stretch of Chitinophaga caeni DNA encodes these proteins:
- a CDS encoding nucleoside deaminase — protein MTKYPFGEREKKFLAYAVSLSAKGMNSGAGGPFGSIVVKGDEIIGEGYNEVLLTNDPTAHAEVVAIRKACQHLGSFQLTGCEIYTSCEPCPMCMGAIYWARPERVYFANKKEDAAAIQFDDSFIYRELNVPLADRKIPFIACPSEEALRVFGDWMQKEDRKLY, from the coding sequence ATGACAAAATATCCATTTGGTGAAAGGGAGAAGAAGTTCTTGGCATATGCCGTGTCATTATCTGCCAAAGGTATGAATAGTGGCGCTGGCGGACCTTTTGGGTCGATAGTAGTAAAAGGTGACGAGATTATCGGTGAAGGATATAACGAGGTATTGCTGACAAATGATCCTACAGCCCACGCGGAGGTAGTGGCCATCAGGAAAGCTTGCCAGCATTTAGGGTCATTCCAGTTAACGGGATGCGAGATTTATACTTCCTGCGAGCCTTGCCCCATGTGCATGGGGGCTATTTATTGGGCGCGGCCGGAGCGCGTTTATTTTGCGAACAAAAAAGAAGACGCCGCGGCTATCCAATTCGATGATTCGTTTATTTACCGCGAATTGAATGTTCCCTTGGCGGATAGGAAGATCCCGTTTATAGCTTGCCCCAGCGAAGAGGCATTACGAGTATTCGGAGATTGGATGCAAAAGGAAGATCGAAAGTTGTATTAG
- a CDS encoding RNA polymerase sigma factor, whose product MNHPNAQQHTDQELIHRFRADGRSDWIGILFDRYALLLLGLCMKYLKNEEDARDSVQQIFLKVLQEINKHEIVFFKAWIYQVTKNHCLMILRRQQKFHQAELTDSNVPATTMQEQHPQSQHQQKDQMLQNMEHALEQLNEEQQTSVRLFYLEKKSYQEIVDMTGYTLLQVKSYIQNGKRNLKILLEKINQSNG is encoded by the coding sequence GTGAATCATCCGAACGCCCAACAACATACAGACCAGGAATTGATACATCGGTTTAGAGCCGATGGCAGAAGCGATTGGATAGGTATACTATTCGACCGCTACGCACTATTGCTTTTAGGGCTTTGCATGAAATATTTGAAGAACGAAGAAGATGCCAGGGATAGCGTGCAGCAGATATTTCTAAAGGTCTTACAGGAGATCAACAAACACGAAATCGTGTTTTTCAAGGCCTGGATATACCAGGTAACGAAAAACCATTGCTTGATGATCTTGAGAAGGCAGCAGAAATTTCACCAGGCCGAGCTGACCGACTCCAATGTTCCTGCTACTACCATGCAAGAACAACATCCACAATCGCAACATCAACAAAAAGATCAGATGTTGCAAAACATGGAACATGCCTTGGAGCAATTAAACGAGGAACAACAGACTAGCGTTAGGTTGTTTTACCTGGAGAAGAAATCTTACCAGGAAATTGTTGATATGACAGGATACACGTTATTGCAGGTGAAGAGTTATATCCAAAATGGTAAAAGAAACTTAAAAATATTACTCGAGAAAATTAACCAGTCGAATGGCTAA
- a CDS encoding zf-HC2 domain-containing protein, with the protein MSDQFHDIFVETNCLGQQELLDYLQGKLSPAEQHRVEQHLADCEMCNDALEGLQQITKKEKIPFWLREIKWNLMKKLRLKNHRKRKLKIYVSAILVTAIVLLLVFMVYWVIFEIRRGN; encoded by the coding sequence ATGAGCGATCAATTTCATGACATATTTGTAGAAACGAATTGCCTCGGTCAACAAGAACTGCTGGACTACCTGCAAGGGAAACTCTCCCCTGCTGAGCAACATCGTGTTGAGCAACATCTAGCAGATTGTGAAATGTGTAATGATGCATTGGAAGGGTTACAACAAATTACCAAGAAAGAAAAAATTCCATTTTGGCTGCGTGAAATCAAATGGAACCTGATGAAAAAATTAAGGTTAAAAAACCACCGCAAACGCAAATTAAAAATTTATGTATCTGCCATCTTGGTGACTGCCATCGTGCTATTACTAGTATTTATGGTTTACTGGGTCATTTTTGAAATCAGGAGAGGTAACTAA